One segment of Haloplanus natans DSM 17983 DNA contains the following:
- a CDS encoding NAD-dependent epimerase/dehydratase family protein, which translates to MATHLVTGGSGFVGSHTTEYLLNRGESVKIFDITPPDIPGIELMERVDYVEGDVRNRQALAGAMADVDYVHHNVALVPLTKAGDTFREVNLYGTRNVMQTALEAEVDGVTHISSSAVYDLSTMPVTESTSLDPIGRYGRSKLAGDRIALNYADLGLPVNILRPRTVLDERRAGIYQILFDWVEHNKLIYMLGDGENKFQLVSAHDLADASYLAATAEFSGEVFNIGNTDYNTLGTDLRHLIDYGESESDVLWVPARPVSLVLQTLDTLRLSPLAPWHYKTVFKDYYFDITKATEMLGWTPTDSNFDMFERAYDWYRANDIEATGAEGSVHRTAPKQKILRLLRQFS; encoded by the coding sequence ATGGCGACACACCTCGTGACAGGGGGGTCTGGATTCGTCGGGAGCCACACAACCGAATATCTTCTCAACCGCGGCGAAAGCGTCAAGATATTTGACATTACGCCGCCCGACATTCCGGGAATCGAATTGATGGAACGAGTCGATTATGTCGAGGGCGACGTTCGAAATCGACAGGCGCTCGCAGGTGCCATGGCGGATGTCGATTACGTCCATCACAACGTCGCGCTGGTTCCGCTCACGAAGGCGGGGGACACCTTCCGTGAGGTCAACCTGTACGGTACCAGAAACGTGATGCAAACCGCCCTAGAAGCCGAGGTGGACGGAGTGACACACATCTCGTCGAGTGCTGTGTACGATCTTTCGACGATGCCGGTAACCGAGTCCACATCGCTCGATCCGATCGGTCGATACGGGCGGTCGAAGTTGGCAGGCGATCGGATCGCACTCAACTACGCCGATCTCGGGTTGCCAGTCAATATTCTCCGGCCACGGACGGTACTCGACGAACGACGGGCCGGCATCTACCAGATACTCTTCGACTGGGTGGAACATAATAAACTAATCTACATGCTCGGCGATGGCGAAAACAAGTTTCAGCTGGTGAGCGCGCATGATCTGGCCGATGCATCATATCTGGCTGCGACAGCGGAGTTCTCTGGCGAAGTGTTCAACATCGGTAACACGGACTACAACACGCTTGGAACCGACCTTCGCCACCTGATCGACTACGGGGAGTCGGAATCCGACGTACTCTGGGTTCCGGCCCGCCCCGTGAGCCTCGTCCTCCAGACGCTCGACACGCTGCGTCTCTCGCCGCTCGCCCCGTGGCACTACAAGACCGTATTCAAGGACTACTACTTCGACATCACGAAAGCGACGGAGATGCTGGGGTGGACCCCAACCGACAGCAATTTCGACATGTTCGAGCGCGCGTACGACTGGTACCGAGCGAACGACATTGAGGCGACGGGGGCGGAGGGGAGTGTCCATCGAACCGCACCGAAACAGAAGATCCTCAGACTGTTACGTCAATTCTCCTGA
- the sat gene encoding sulfate adenylyltransferase, translating to MLEPHGGRLVDRVLEGRSASELDDVPSITLTPPQFQEAVSIATGRLSPLEGFLNKNDFLKVVHDMTLEDGTTWPLPVVLDVDGEAASEIVPGERVRLDRPDGTPVGYIDAEEVYKHNKTETVKHVFGTDDDSHPGVRNYLDRDDFLVGGPISLFSEVRHGDYDLFPKETRVLFNHRNWDTVVGFQTRNAPHRAHEYIQKSALEQVDGLLVQPKIGAKKAGDYTDRTIIDAYGALIEHYYPHENVSLSVFPSKMRYAGPREAIFDALVRKNQGCTHFVVGRDHAGVKDFYDGFDAHTIFDEIDDIGIEPLFYNYSFYCTVCDGMVSQKICPHSDDEQIHPSGSKIREMIRSGTHPSEKMMRPEVADVIMDAEQPFVTADEGEEST from the coding sequence ATGCTCGAGCCCCACGGCGGCAGGCTCGTCGATCGAGTTTTGGAGGGTCGATCCGCTTCGGAGTTGGACGATGTCCCCTCCATCACGCTCACTCCGCCGCAGTTTCAGGAAGCCGTTAGCATCGCTACTGGACGGTTGAGTCCTCTCGAAGGCTTTCTCAACAAAAACGACTTTTTGAAAGTCGTTCACGATATGACGCTCGAAGACGGGACGACCTGGCCGCTTCCGGTCGTCCTCGATGTCGACGGTGAGGCCGCCTCCGAGATCGTGCCCGGAGAACGGGTTCGACTCGACCGACCCGACGGCACGCCAGTGGGGTACATCGACGCCGAAGAGGTGTACAAACACAACAAGACCGAGACGGTGAAGCACGTCTTCGGCACCGACGACGACTCCCACCCGGGCGTTCGGAACTATCTGGACCGCGACGACTTCCTCGTCGGCGGTCCCATCTCCCTCTTCTCGGAGGTCCGACACGGCGATTACGACCTCTTCCCGAAGGAGACACGAGTACTGTTCAACCATCGAAACTGGGACACCGTCGTCGGGTTCCAGACCCGCAACGCTCCCCATCGCGCCCACGAGTACATCCAAAAATCCGCGCTCGAACAGGTCGACGGCCTCCTCGTCCAGCCGAAAATCGGGGCGAAGAAGGCGGGCGATTACACCGACCGGACGATCATCGACGCCTACGGGGCGCTCATCGAACACTACTACCCACACGAGAACGTGTCACTGTCGGTGTTCCCGAGCAAGATGCGATACGCTGGCCCCCGCGAGGCGATCTTCGACGCCCTCGTCCGCAAGAATCAGGGCTGTACACACTTCGTGGTCGGCCGCGACCACGCCGGCGTGAAGGACTTCTACGACGGGTTCGACGCGCACACGATCTTCGACGAGATCGACGACATCGGGATCGAGCCGCTGTTTTACAACTACTCGTTTTATTGTACGGTCTGTGACGGCATGGTGTCACAGAAGATCTGCCCCCATAGCGACGACGAACAGATCCATCCGAGCGGGAGCAAGATCCGCGAGATGATTCGTTCGGGAACCCACCCCTCGGAAAAGATGATGCGTCCGGAGGTTGCAGACGTGATCATGGACGCCGAACAACCGTTCGTGACCGCGGACGAGGGGGAGGAGTCGACATGA
- the cysC gene encoding adenylyl-sulfate kinase, giving the protein MSFTIWFMGRPAAGKSTLAKRVENILREQGHHIENLDGDEIRKNLYPDLGFTREDRATNNRRTAFICKLLNRNDISVVTGMITPFRDAQQQAREIIESEGEFVLVYVKCSVEEAARRDPKNLYQQAQEGNIENFTGVNHPFQEPHNPDIVVDSEAQSVDESVAYVLHRLEELGVLETEYSSEYDFDLTVEEEDEIKGRLDDLGYLDD; this is encoded by the coding sequence ATGAGCTTCACCATCTGGTTCATGGGGCGCCCGGCCGCCGGCAAGTCGACGCTCGCGAAACGCGTCGAGAACATCCTCCGCGAACAGGGCCACCACATCGAGAACCTCGACGGAGACGAGATTCGCAAGAACCTCTATCCGGACCTCGGATTCACGCGGGAAGACCGAGCGACGAACAACCGCAGGACAGCGTTCATCTGCAAATTGTTGAACCGCAACGACATCTCGGTTGTCACGGGGATGATCACGCCGTTCCGTGACGCACAACAGCAGGCCCGTGAAATAATCGAATCCGAGGGCGAGTTCGTCCTCGTCTACGTGAAATGTTCCGTCGAGGAGGCTGCGCGTCGCGATCCGAAGAACCTCTATCAGCAGGCGCAGGAAGGGAACATCGAGAACTTCACCGGCGTCAACCACCCATTCCAGGAGCCACACAACCCCGACATCGTCGTCGATAGCGAGGCACAGTCGGTCGACGAGTCGGTCGCGTACGTCCTCCACCGACTCGAAGAGCTCGGTGTCCTCGAGACGGAGTACAGTTCGGAGTACGACTTCGACCTGACGGTCGAGGAGGAAGACGAAATCAAGGGCCGACTGGACGATCTCGGCTACCTCGACGACTGA
- a CDS encoding glycosyltransferase family 2 protein, with translation MTDPRVSVVVPYSPAHTPEAMLEEALASAETQSVPTEPMVVTDEKERGPAWARNRGLERVDTRFVAFLDADDLWKPGKLERQLDAIEETGAAICVEGRSRSTEAFVRDLFLGRIDSLTSSVLLDTSAVELRFVEALERREDHLFILEAAAAGGVCFREDLVTIRKQPDGLSARNSPELRVRANERFAELFAERVSPELADRYADAFYHKLYHGVGRAAHRNGEYKQAIGYFRRALAHDVTPRTVAATCLSAVGYAVGTVRK, from the coding sequence ATGACCGACCCGCGGGTCTCGGTCGTCGTTCCGTACAGTCCGGCACACACGCCGGAAGCGATGCTTGAGGAAGCGCTGGCGTCCGCCGAGACGCAGTCCGTCCCCACCGAGCCTATGGTCGTGACCGACGAGAAGGAGCGAGGACCGGCGTGGGCGCGCAACCGTGGTCTGGAGCGAGTGGACACACGGTTCGTGGCCTTTCTCGACGCAGACGACCTGTGGAAGCCCGGAAAGCTGGAGCGACAACTCGACGCCATCGAGGAGACGGGCGCGGCAATCTGTGTCGAGGGGCGGTCCCGCTCGACCGAGGCGTTCGTTCGCGACCTGTTTCTCGGACGAATCGACTCTCTCACGTCCTCGGTGCTACTGGACACGTCGGCGGTCGAACTTCGGTTCGTCGAAGCACTCGAACGCCGTGAGGATCACCTCTTCATCCTCGAAGCGGCAGCGGCCGGCGGGGTCTGTTTCCGTGAGGATCTCGTCACAATCCGGAAACAGCCTGACGGACTGTCGGCCCGGAACTCGCCGGAACTTCGCGTCCGGGCGAACGAGCGATTCGCCGAACTGTTCGCGGAGCGTGTCTCCCCGGAACTTGCCGATCGATACGCCGATGCGTTCTACCACAAACTGTATCACGGGGTCGGGCGGGCCGCACACCGGAACGGGGAGTACAAACAGGCGATCGGCTACTTCAGACGCGCGCTCGCACACGACGTGACGCCCCGGACGGTGGCAGCGACGTGTCTGAGTGCCGTCGGGTATGCCGTCGGGACGGTCCGGAAATAA
- a CDS encoding lipopolysaccharide biosynthesis protein: MGAASKYLRGSAVGAVGKLSTLVGGYGTLWLLTHTLSKSDYGAYVTGFTVATLIALVSQIGLREVTIQHVSELDVSDIDERINRFAGAALGWTALVSLAAAAVVWGLAPLATAVVEDPMVVEWVRLLALLIPGMALLPITSGVLRGLERVPTAIALEQITSEVLRLGGMAAVYLFVPRPWAIAAAIGLSFYLPLVGFTIVSKGWQYLNLSAISREQFQFSTVLLLNSIGSKLMKNVDVLLLTTLASTASTGGYDVAWKVASVLRYGEQVLSNVLQPRISKFLAEDQVDFLLAEYNFVRDISVASTLGGLFVLLLFGRELLGLFGAYAGQYDLLLVLGAGMVINTSFGKIGQILLMGKQGRFILLNTILNLVGNIGLNAVLILRYDAIGAAIATTITVFFFTNALGVWQVDYAFDIDTTDWPVFGLTAASIGVVAGSVLGYVPATLAAAAILPVSGYLLFRNVDTILDHLRD; the protein is encoded by the coding sequence ATGGGCGCTGCGTCGAAGTATCTCCGTGGCAGCGCCGTCGGTGCCGTCGGCAAACTCTCCACACTCGTCGGTGGTTACGGAACCCTCTGGTTGCTCACACACACTCTGAGCAAGAGCGACTACGGGGCCTACGTCACTGGGTTCACCGTCGCGACTCTGATTGCTCTGGTCAGTCAGATCGGTCTCCGTGAAGTGACGATCCAGCACGTCTCTGAACTCGACGTGTCCGACATCGACGAGCGAATCAACCGCTTCGCCGGCGCGGCGCTCGGGTGGACCGCGCTCGTCAGCCTGGCCGCGGCCGCGGTGGTGTGGGGTCTGGCCCCGCTGGCTACCGCCGTCGTCGAGGACCCGATGGTCGTCGAGTGGGTGCGGCTGCTCGCCCTGCTGATTCCGGGGATGGCGCTTTTGCCGATCACCAGCGGGGTGCTCCGCGGACTCGAACGTGTCCCGACGGCGATCGCGCTCGAACAGATCACCAGCGAAGTGCTCCGTCTCGGCGGTATGGCCGCCGTCTACCTGTTCGTCCCGCGGCCGTGGGCCATCGCCGCCGCGATCGGCCTGTCGTTTTATCTGCCACTCGTCGGGTTCACCATCGTCTCGAAGGGGTGGCAGTACCTGAACCTCAGCGCCATCTCCCGTGAACAGTTCCAGTTCTCGACCGTCCTCCTCTTGAATTCCATCGGAAGCAAGTTGATGAAAAACGTCGACGTGTTGCTCCTGACGACGCTCGCCTCCACGGCGTCGACGGGAGGGTACGACGTAGCGTGGAAAGTCGCCTCCGTACTTCGATACGGCGAGCAGGTCCTGAGCAACGTGTTGCAACCCCGTATCTCGAAGTTCCTAGCCGAGGATCAGGTCGACTTTCTCCTCGCCGAGTACAATTTCGTTCGTGATATCTCGGTCGCCTCGACGCTTGGTGGGCTGTTTGTCCTCCTCCTCTTCGGCCGAGAACTGTTGGGTCTGTTCGGTGCGTACGCTGGACAGTACGACTTGTTGCTCGTGCTCGGCGCCGGCATGGTGATAAACACCTCCTTCGGGAAGATCGGACAAATCCTGCTGATGGGCAAGCAGGGCCGATTCATCCTCCTCAACACGATACTCAATCTCGTCGGGAATATTGGCCTGAACGCCGTGCTCATCCTGCGGTACGACGCGATCGGGGCGGCTATCGCGACGACGATCACGGTGTTTTTTTTCACGAACGCGCTCGGAGTGTGGCAGGTCGACTACGCCTTCGATATCGATACCACGGACTGGCCGGTGTTCGGGCTGACAGCCGCCTCCATTGGGGTCGTCGCCGGTTCCGTCCTCGGATACGTGCCGGCTACGCTCGCCGCGGCGGCGATCCTGCCTGTGAGCGGCTATCTCCTGTTCCGGAACGTGGATACCATTCTCGACCACCTTCGCGACTGA
- a CDS encoding sulfotransferase domain-containing protein, with protein MSPPLPDFVIAGPQKCATTWLYECLREHPDVLLPDTDSVHYFDMHYSRGDEWYRDHFKTYDGEAMVGEETPSYIRDDVAPKRISRTIPNAKVLFVLRNPVDRAFSHYWHEKSKDKMSFEFSEVFENYDLFSDWVVPGLYNRHIERYLKHIPSENLKLCFFHDLVDDDWSYLQDVCEFLDIDPTYKPSVLDSKVNEGKVRGLKSNPLYRFAVHSYSKCAPQFAIEAVRPAHDAVQNLLTSQNEYERGMRSEDRKRLEALIVDDIRELDTMVDRSLSHWFEYETL; from the coding sequence ATGTCGCCTCCGCTCCCTGATTTCGTCATCGCGGGCCCACAGAAGTGTGCGACGACGTGGCTGTACGAATGCCTGCGCGAACACCCAGACGTCCTTCTGCCGGACACCGACTCCGTTCACTACTTCGATATGCACTACTCGCGGGGCGACGAGTGGTATCGCGACCACTTCAAGACATACGACGGCGAGGCGATGGTGGGCGAGGAGACTCCATCGTATATCCGTGACGACGTGGCGCCGAAGCGCATCTCTCGGACTATTCCGAACGCCAAGGTCCTCTTCGTCCTCCGCAATCCCGTCGACCGGGCGTTCTCCCACTACTGGCACGAGAAGAGCAAGGACAAGATGTCCTTCGAGTTCTCGGAGGTCTTCGAGAACTACGACCTCTTTTCCGACTGGGTGGTGCCCGGCCTCTACAATCGCCACATCGAGCGCTATCTGAAACACATCCCGTCGGAAAACCTGAAACTGTGCTTTTTCCACGATTTGGTCGACGACGACTGGAGCTATCTGCAGGACGTGTGCGAGTTCCTCGACATCGATCCGACCTACAAACCGTCAGTTCTCGATTCGAAGGTGAATGAAGGAAAAGTTCGCGGTCTCAAGAGCAACCCGCTCTATCGCTTCGCGGTGCACTCGTATAGCAAGTGCGCTCCACAGTTCGCCATCGAAGCCGTTCGCCCCGCTCACGACGCCGTTCAGAACCTACTCACCTCGCAAAACGAGTACGAACGGGGGATGCGGTCCGAGGATCGGAAACGCCTAGAAGCGCTGATCGTCGACGACATCCGGGAACTCGATACCATGGTCGACCGGTCGCTGTCCCACTGGTTCGAGTACGAGACTCTGTAG
- a CDS encoding polysaccharide deacetylase family protein produces the protein MERARIRLAYRYFSGELSDSSHPMIDQLSRVVAGYAADIGGVLRAGRWPSNFPAVFMYHHAGSKEGNVGPEAYTVSPTQLAADLERLTTHATVVPMDRLIDWLTGDATLPPDAVVVTFDDGYRDVDSTVVPLLERFETPATVYVSTGCVADRKSPFAFRLLDALRRRDHVSIQLADSRIKTDVSTTGDLQTVYDRLYTASKWATPEERSRLLDRLGADDPEPIPMLRPEEVASLSASELVTVGSHGHRHVPLAGYDESTVRRDLEEADRLLTEWTGTTPDHFSYPYGSAGPAVRRGGPRRYASAVGTDARRVRPRDWRRPHELPRFDGADRAWPDDVGLE, from the coding sequence TTGGAACGTGCTCGGATTCGTCTCGCTTACCGCTACTTCTCCGGGGAACTGTCCGATTCATCTCACCCGATGATCGATCAGCTTTCCCGCGTTGTCGCGGGCTACGCCGCCGACATCGGGGGAGTCCTCCGAGCCGGGCGATGGCCCTCGAACTTCCCGGCGGTGTTCATGTACCACCATGCCGGATCAAAAGAAGGGAACGTCGGCCCGGAGGCGTACACAGTCTCGCCGACTCAACTCGCAGCCGATCTCGAACGGCTGACGACACATGCGACGGTCGTGCCGATGGATCGATTGATCGACTGGCTCACTGGGGACGCGACACTCCCACCCGACGCGGTCGTGGTGACGTTCGACGACGGCTATCGCGATGTCGATTCGACGGTCGTCCCGCTTCTCGAACGATTCGAGACTCCGGCGACGGTATATGTTTCGACCGGCTGTGTGGCGGACCGCAAATCGCCGTTCGCGTTCCGACTACTGGATGCGCTTCGGCGGCGCGATCACGTTTCCATCCAACTGGCCGACTCGCGAATCAAGACGGACGTTTCGACGACGGGTGATCTGCAGACCGTCTACGACCGACTGTACACCGCCAGCAAGTGGGCCACCCCGGAGGAGCGATCCCGACTCCTCGACCGCCTCGGCGCGGACGATCCGGAACCGATTCCGATGTTGCGGCCGGAGGAGGTCGCATCGCTCTCGGCGTCCGAGTTGGTGACCGTTGGATCGCATGGCCATCGGCACGTCCCGCTCGCGGGGTACGACGAGTCGACAGTGCGACGTGACCTCGAGGAAGCCGACCGGCTGTTGACCGAGTGGACGGGAACGACACCCGACCACTTCTCTTATCCATACGGCTCGGCGGGACCGGCTGTACGGCGCGGCGGGCCCCGCCGATACGCGAGCGCCGTCGGTACGGACGCCCGGCGCGTCCGCCCCCGTGACTGGCGTCGACCACACGAACTGCCGCGATTCGACGGCGCCGACAGGGCGTGGCCCGACGACGTTGGCTTAGAGTGA
- a CDS encoding PHP domain-containing protein, whose translation MAESISSDLHLHTLASDGTDSVTRRIEQARTRGLETIAITDHDTITDELTDRIERRGDLGVVTGVEVRADCFDTKVEILGYYVDPTDEALGELLATARGYRRERNATLVDRLREATGFDATVDELRAESDGILGRPHLARRMVDEGIIASVGAAFDEYLAEDGACYVPMRRIPAERVLRTIREAGGVASLAHPGRIAAPGETVAEMVEELAAHGLDGIEVPYPYGEADDRYADIGVADAARLAETHGLVETGGSDCHGSGSGKFRIGSVGLDSASLATVERLADDRWPLP comes from the coding sequence ATGGCAGAATCAATCTCGTCCGATCTCCATCTCCACACACTCGCTTCGGACGGCACCGACTCGGTCACTCGCCGGATCGAGCAGGCACGAACCCGTGGCCTCGAGACCATCGCGATCACGGATCACGACACGATCACCGACGAGCTGACCGATCGTATCGAACGGCGTGGCGACCTCGGGGTGGTGACGGGAGTCGAGGTTCGGGCGGACTGCTTCGACACCAAAGTCGAGATTCTCGGCTACTACGTCGATCCGACGGACGAAGCCCTCGGGGAGTTGCTGGCGACCGCCCGGGGATACCGCCGGGAACGCAACGCAACCCTCGTCGACCGACTTCGGGAGGCGACGGGGTTCGATGCGACCGTCGACGAACTCCGGGCGGAGAGCGACGGAATTCTCGGACGACCGCATCTCGCGCGGCGCATGGTCGACGAAGGCATCATCGCGTCGGTCGGCGCGGCGTTCGACGAGTACCTCGCAGAGGACGGCGCCTGCTACGTGCCGATGCGGCGGATCCCCGCGGAGCGTGTCTTGCGAACGATCCGGGAGGCGGGGGGCGTCGCATCGCTGGCCCACCCGGGTCGCATCGCCGCCCCGGGGGAGACGGTTGCGGAGATGGTCGAGGAGTTGGCCGCACACGGACTCGACGGGATCGAGGTACCGTACCCCTACGGCGAGGCCGACGACCGATACGCCGATATCGGCGTCGCGGACGCGGCTCGGCTGGCCGAGACGCACGGTCTCGTCGAAACCGGCGGATCGGACTGTCACGGCAGCGGGTCCGGGAAGTTTCGGATCGGCAGCGTCGGGCTCGATTCGGCGTCGTTGGCCACGGTCGAACGACTGGCGGACGACCGCTGGCCGCTTCCGTAG
- a CDS encoding glycosyltransferase family 4 protein has translation MVHVCFVSPKIHNFLGTGEETGAGGAERQQYLLACALRDRGHDVSLLTRNYDDGARYERRDGLGVWKWIPDVRGVTGAPLKTSAVWYALARIDADVYYVRGNDFLCMAVANYCRLTDAAFVYAVSSDADVEPSYLADYHPLRRQLYVESIRSADAVAAQTHHQQRILAEAHGIDSTILANGYDLPDEADVPSHEDREFVLWVGRIAREQKRPELFLDLARALPEVQFVMVGPPNDDEEAYFEEVRTKAADIDNLRFEGFVEPSAIDEYYRRAIALVNTSTYEGLPNVFLEAWRYATPVVSLDYDLDGDLRTEPIGRHSGSMDALVADVASLVDDVECRADLGWSGRDYLDRNYSMRRLVERYEELFAGVHEG, from the coding sequence ATGGTCCACGTCTGTTTCGTCTCGCCGAAGATTCACAACTTCCTCGGGACCGGGGAGGAAACGGGCGCCGGCGGCGCCGAACGCCAGCAGTACCTCCTCGCCTGCGCGCTCCGTGACCGTGGCCACGACGTCTCCCTGCTCACCCGCAACTACGACGACGGTGCACGGTACGAACGCCGCGATGGCCTCGGCGTCTGGAAGTGGATTCCGGACGTTCGCGGCGTCACCGGGGCACCGTTGAAAACGTCGGCCGTCTGGTACGCTCTCGCCCGCATCGACGCCGACGTGTACTACGTCCGCGGCAACGACTTCCTCTGTATGGCTGTGGCGAACTACTGTCGGCTCACGGACGCGGCGTTCGTCTACGCCGTCTCCAGTGACGCGGACGTAGAGCCGTCGTATCTCGCCGACTACCACCCGCTTCGGCGGCAACTCTACGTCGAGTCGATCCGGTCGGCCGACGCCGTGGCGGCACAGACCCATCACCAGCAGCGGATACTCGCGGAGGCCCACGGTATCGACTCGACGATACTCGCGAACGGGTACGACCTCCCCGACGAGGCCGACGTACCCTCCCACGAGGACCGCGAATTCGTCCTGTGGGTGGGTCGGATCGCCCGCGAGCAGAAACGGCCCGAACTGTTCCTCGACTTGGCGCGAGCCCTCCCGGAGGTGCAGTTCGTCATGGTCGGCCCGCCCAACGACGACGAGGAGGCGTACTTCGAGGAGGTTCGTACGAAAGCGGCCGACATCGACAATCTTCGCTTCGAGGGATTCGTCGAGCCGTCGGCCATCGACGAGTACTACCGACGCGCCATCGCCCTCGTCAACACCTCGACGTACGAGGGGCTCCCGAACGTCTTTCTGGAGGCGTGGCGCTACGCGACGCCGGTCGTCTCGCTCGACTACGACCTCGACGGCGACCTGCGGACGGAGCCGATCGGCCGTCACTCGGGATCGATGGACGCGCTCGTTGCGGACGTGGCGTCACTGGTCGACGACGTCGAGTGCCGGGCCGACCTCGGGTGGAGCGGGCGGGACTATCTGGACCGCAACTACTCCATGCGCCGGCTGGTCGAGCGATACGAGGAACTGTTCGCGGGTGTTCACGAGGGCTGA
- a CDS encoding glycosyltransferase produces the protein MRVAFLVNAFPKLSETFLLNQITGLVDDGHSVDIYAIQRTDEDLTHARIADYDLLDRTTYLSVEGADWLRVAPPIAYRALVDVVRDPAQLGRVLSHRRDAVRLTDAFRPVASPLLDRLDGYDAIHAHFGPIGNGFRFLAERTDAPFIVSFYGYDVKEALGKHPRRYGPLFDAADAVTVLSEDMREKVEDAGCPPSKTTKIPLCVDTSTFTFSERMGETDDRIELVSVARLVEKKGLAYAIDAVAQLADEYDVRYRIAGDGDLRSDLEERIRARGLGEQVELLGWVEQTAVSELLAEGDVFLLPSVTARSGDEEGTPTVLLEAQARGLPIVSTYHSGIPEIVADGRSGLLAPERDVDALARKLRTLFDHPELWSEMGRNGRRYVEEVHSVDTVTERLERLYTGGE, from the coding sequence ATGCGTGTCGCGTTTCTGGTCAACGCCTTCCCGAAACTGTCGGAGACGTTCCTGCTCAACCAGATCACCGGTCTCGTCGACGACGGTCACAGCGTGGATATATACGCGATACAGCGAACCGACGAGGATCTAACACACGCACGAATCGCCGACTACGACCTCCTCGACCGAACCACGTATCTCTCCGTCGAGGGCGCCGATTGGCTCCGGGTCGCCCCGCCAATTGCCTACCGGGCCCTGGTCGACGTCGTCCGTGATCCGGCACAGCTCGGTCGGGTCCTCTCCCACCGACGGGATGCGGTTCGGCTGACCGACGCCTTCCGCCCCGTCGCGTCGCCGCTCCTCGACCGTCTCGACGGCTACGACGCCATCCACGCACATTTCGGCCCGATCGGGAACGGATTCCGATTTCTCGCCGAGCGGACCGACGCTCCCTTCATCGTCTCGTTTTATGGCTACGACGTCAAGGAAGCGCTCGGCAAACATCCGCGGCGGTACGGGCCCCTCTTCGACGCCGCCGACGCGGTGACAGTCCTCAGCGAGGACATGCGCGAGAAGGTCGAAGATGCGGGCTGTCCGCCGTCGAAGACGACCAAGATCCCGCTCTGTGTCGACACCTCGACGTTCACCTTCTCCGAACGGATGGGGGAGACGGACGACCGGATCGAACTCGTCTCGGTCGCTCGACTCGTCGAGAAGAAGGGGCTCGCGTACGCGATCGACGCCGTCGCCCAACTCGCCGATGAGTACGACGTGCGCTACCGGATTGCCGGCGACGGTGATCTTCGGTCGGACTTAGAAGAGCGGATTCGGGCGCGTGGTCTCGGCGAGCAGGTCGAACTCCTCGGGTGGGTCGAGCAAACGGCGGTGAGTGAGCTCCTCGCGGAGGGCGACGTCTTCCTCCTACCGAGCGTCACGGCTCGAAGCGGTGACGAGGAGGGAACGCCCACGGTACTCCTCGAAGCACAGGCCCGTGGACTGCCCATCGTTTCGACCTACCACTCCGGAATCCCGGAAATCGTCGCCGACGGACGGAGCGGTCTCCTCGCCCCCGAACGCGACGTGGACGCGCTCGCCCGAAAACTACGGACGCTCTTCGATCACCCGGAACTCTGGAGCGAGATGGGCCGGAACGGACGGCGGTACGTCGAGGAGGTCCACTCCGTCGACACGGTGACCGAGCGGCTCGAACGGTTGTACACGGGCGGGGAGTGA